A genomic window from Haladaptatus caseinilyticus includes:
- a CDS encoding TMEM165/GDT1 family protein, with product MIGTPTPLATGLQAVIHRYSEYGPLLASFLANMLATFGDKGQLVVVTLASRYDAKKVFLGAMAAFSLWSLLEVALGQWVVAVLPGGTIGLIAGSLFIVFGLWTLRSAVSKFRTGSIEAPLLTAGGLDVGVSGRLLPDGVLARMGAYGGILTSFVFIMVAEFGDKTQLLTIDLAATFPHAPVSVFVGVVAALGLRTGVDALVGERFERWVPTKWMELVAALVFLGFGLFVLAG from the coding sequence ATGATAGGAACACCAACGCCACTCGCGACTGGACTCCAAGCGGTGATTCATCGGTATAGCGAGTACGGGCCATTGCTAGCGTCGTTTCTCGCCAACATGCTCGCGACGTTCGGCGACAAGGGACAACTCGTCGTCGTCACGCTGGCCTCCCGATACGACGCCAAGAAAGTGTTTCTCGGGGCGATGGCTGCCTTTTCCCTATGGAGCCTCCTCGAAGTCGCGCTCGGACAGTGGGTCGTCGCAGTTCTTCCGGGAGGCACTATCGGTCTCATCGCTGGATCACTCTTCATCGTGTTCGGCCTCTGGACGCTTCGGAGCGCGGTTTCGAAGTTTCGGACTGGTTCGATCGAAGCGCCGTTGCTGACTGCTGGGGGACTCGATGTCGGAGTAAGCGGTCGGTTGCTTCCGGACGGCGTGCTCGCTCGAATGGGTGCCTACGGCGGCATTCTCACGAGCTTCGTCTTCATCATGGTTGCGGAGTTCGGCGACAAGACGCAACTGCTCACTATCGACCTCGCCGCGACGTTTCCGCACGCACCAGTGTCGGTGTTCGTCGGTGTCGTGGCAGCGCTTGGGCTCAGAACCGGTGTCGATGCCCTCGTCGGTGAGCGGTTCGAACGCTGGGTGCCGACGAAATGGATGGAGCTAGTCGCGGCACTCGTCTTCCTCGGATTCGGTCTGTTCGTCCTCGCGGGGTAA
- a CDS encoding metal-dependent transcriptional regulator — protein MLSDVMEDYLKAIYTLQKESEEPVATSAIADYLGVTPPTVTSMVEKLADRGLLHREKYKGVELTEEGETVALEVLRHHRLLESYLTEHLDYSWSEVHEEADRLEHHISEEFERRVADALGNPTVDPHGDPIPDADLSPIAEDDTTRLSEHESGETVVVARVSDRDEEELRYLSDAGITPGTELEIVDVAPFGMVTVAIGNREQSLPETVARSIRVRAVLEA, from the coding sequence ATGTTGAGCGACGTGATGGAGGACTATCTGAAAGCCATCTACACGCTCCAGAAGGAAAGCGAGGAGCCGGTGGCGACCTCCGCGATCGCGGACTATCTCGGCGTGACACCACCCACCGTGACCAGCATGGTCGAAAAACTGGCCGACCGTGGCCTACTCCATCGGGAGAAGTACAAGGGGGTCGAGCTCACCGAGGAGGGTGAGACGGTCGCGCTCGAAGTGCTTCGCCACCACAGACTGCTGGAGTCGTACCTCACGGAGCATCTGGACTATTCGTGGAGCGAAGTTCACGAGGAGGCGGATCGGCTCGAACACCACATCAGCGAGGAGTTCGAACGTCGAGTCGCTGACGCGCTGGGCAACCCGACCGTCGACCCACACGGCGACCCGATTCCGGATGCCGATCTCTCACCCATCGCCGAGGACGATACGACCCGCCTCAGCGAACACGAATCCGGTGAAACAGTCGTTGTGGCGCGCGTCAGCGACCGCGACGAAGAGGAACTTCGCTATCTCTCCGATGCGGGAATCACACCCGGGACGGAACTCGAAATCGTGGACGTTGCTCCGTTCGGCATGGTGACTGTCGCAATCGGGAATCGTGAGCAGAGCCTTCCGGAAACCGTAGCTCGGTCTATTCGCGTCCGAGCAGTCCTCGAAGCATAG
- a CDS encoding FAD synthase, which produces MTHVLAQGTFDILHPGHVHYLRDAAEMGDELSVIIARRENVTHKQKPILPNRQRRDMIQALEVVDHARIGHPEDIFVPIEELDPDIIALGYDQHHDDAAIEAELDRRGIDCVVRRASPLDPEDAEELLSTGRIIDRICEERCD; this is translated from the coding sequence GTGACACACGTACTCGCACAAGGCACCTTCGACATTCTTCATCCCGGCCACGTCCATTATCTTCGCGACGCCGCGGAAATGGGTGACGAGCTATCCGTCATCATCGCTCGCCGGGAGAACGTAACACACAAACAAAAACCGATTCTTCCGAACCGCCAGCGCCGGGATATGATTCAGGCACTCGAAGTGGTCGATCACGCTCGCATCGGTCATCCCGAGGACATTTTCGTTCCGATCGAGGAGCTCGACCCTGACATCATCGCACTCGGCTACGACCAGCACCACGACGACGCAGCTATCGAGGCGGAACTCGACCGGCGTGGAATCGACTGCGTAGTTCGACGAGCTTCGCCACTCGACCCCGAGGACGCTGAGGAACTACTTTCAACGGGACGAATTATCGATCGAATTTGCGAAGAACGATGCGACTGA
- a CDS encoding Mov34/MPN/PAD-1 family protein, translating to MRLFRSNEILGIAEDALVFALEASRDSHPNEYMGFLRGESASTLGLDREGIIITDVLVMPGTKSNSVSATVKTSTVPNDPNAVGSVHSHPNGVLRPSDADLVTFGQGDVHIIIGAPYDRDNWQAFDRDGDPRPLDVLDVELPDPESFFDFTQADIDEELREK from the coding sequence ATGCGGCTGTTCCGGTCAAACGAGATTCTCGGTATCGCGGAGGACGCGCTGGTGTTCGCACTCGAAGCGTCCCGCGATTCTCACCCGAACGAGTACATGGGGTTCTTGCGTGGCGAGTCCGCGAGCACGCTCGGACTGGACCGCGAGGGAATCATCATTACCGACGTGCTCGTCATGCCCGGCACCAAGTCGAACAGCGTGAGTGCCACCGTAAAAACGAGCACCGTCCCCAACGATCCGAATGCAGTCGGGTCGGTACACTCACATCCAAACGGCGTCCTCCGGCCGAGCGACGCGGACTTGGTGACGTTCGGACAGGGTGACGTCCACATCATCATCGGCGCGCCATACGACCGGGACAACTGGCAGGCGTTCGACCGGGACGGCGACCCCCGACCGCTCGACGTCCTCGATGTCGAACTTCCCGACCCGGAATCGTTTTTCGACTTTACGCAGGCGGATATCGACGAGGAGTTGAGAGAGAAGTGA
- a CDS encoding DHH family phosphoesterase produces the protein MTTADSGPDDGPDEPVVYELAADCTLSDISEGERYHAVVNGVVDYGIFVDLSDSVSGLVHESNLSRAYSVDDELVVGLTEVRENGDLSFVPADSDEYETVAVAHEYEVAETGTLGDQVGDTVHLEGEVVQIKQTGGPTIFHVSDDTGVVPCAAFEDAGVRAHPEIDIGDIVHLVGVVEEREGALQVEVSSLNALEGDEENVVRDRLEAALDERAEPHETEPLVDWPALEQLFPDLRDIAKQLRRTVLESRPIRVRHHADGDGMCASLPVELALKRFIEETHQDPDAKRHLFKRLPSKAPFYEMEDVTRDLNFALEDQARHGQKLPLLLMLDNGSTEEDVPAYENLAHYDIPILVVDHHHPDPEAVEPYTDGHVNPYLYDEDYRITTGMMCVELARMISPDITDELRHVPAVAGISDRSKANAMTDYVELAESEGYSEEFLTDMGEALDYEAFWLKYDPGRNLINDVLNVGCDDEERHRELVSFLAERARSDTDQQLDAAMPHVQHERLASEAHLYRVDVENHAYRFTYPPPGKTTGEIHDRKVQETGEPVITIGYGPDFAVLRSDGVRLDIPEMVSELNEEIVGGGVSGGGHLVVGSIKFVKGMREQVLDALVEKMADAELDEALQSTSVGHQNSDD, from the coding sequence ATGACTACCGCTGATTCCGGTCCCGATGATGGACCTGACGAACCCGTCGTGTACGAACTCGCGGCGGACTGCACGCTCTCGGACATTTCCGAGGGTGAACGGTACCATGCTGTCGTCAACGGCGTCGTTGATTACGGTATCTTCGTCGACCTTTCCGACTCGGTCTCCGGCCTCGTTCACGAATCGAACCTCTCACGAGCGTATTCCGTCGACGACGAGCTCGTCGTCGGACTTACCGAAGTCAGGGAGAACGGTGACCTGAGCTTCGTTCCCGCGGACTCCGACGAGTACGAAACCGTCGCAGTCGCTCACGAATACGAAGTCGCGGAAACGGGCACCCTCGGTGACCAAGTCGGTGACACAGTTCACCTCGAAGGCGAAGTCGTTCAGATAAAACAAACTGGCGGCCCGACGATTTTCCACGTTAGCGACGACACGGGTGTCGTTCCCTGCGCCGCATTCGAGGATGCTGGTGTCCGCGCACACCCAGAAATCGATATCGGTGACATCGTTCACCTCGTCGGCGTGGTCGAGGAGCGCGAGGGCGCGCTCCAGGTCGAAGTTTCATCCCTCAACGCCTTGGAGGGTGACGAGGAAAACGTTGTCCGCGACCGACTCGAAGCCGCGCTCGACGAACGTGCTGAACCCCACGAAACTGAACCACTTGTGGACTGGCCCGCGCTCGAACAGTTGTTCCCCGACCTGCGCGACATCGCAAAACAACTCCGGCGCACCGTCCTCGAAAGCCGCCCAATCCGGGTCCGCCACCATGCAGACGGTGATGGGATGTGTGCTAGTCTCCCAGTCGAACTCGCACTAAAACGATTCATCGAGGAGACACACCAAGACCCCGACGCGAAGCGTCACCTGTTCAAGCGCCTCCCGAGTAAAGCGCCCTTCTACGAGATGGAGGACGTGACTCGTGACCTGAACTTCGCACTCGAAGACCAGGCTCGACACGGCCAGAAACTCCCGCTCCTGCTCATGCTCGACAACGGGAGCACGGAAGAGGACGTTCCCGCCTACGAGAATCTCGCGCACTACGATATCCCGATTCTCGTCGTCGACCACCATCACCCCGACCCGGAGGCCGTCGAGCCGTACACCGACGGTCACGTCAACCCGTATCTCTACGACGAGGATTACCGGATTACGACGGGCATGATGTGCGTCGAACTCGCACGGATGATCTCTCCCGACATTACCGACGAACTCCGCCACGTGCCCGCCGTCGCAGGCATCTCCGACCGGTCGAAGGCCAACGCGATGACGGACTACGTCGAACTCGCGGAATCCGAAGGCTACAGCGAGGAGTTCCTCACGGACATGGGCGAAGCACTCGATTACGAGGCGTTCTGGCTGAAGTACGACCCAGGACGAAACCTCATCAATGACGTACTCAACGTCGGCTGTGACGACGAGGAGCGACACCGTGAACTCGTTTCGTTCCTCGCCGAGCGCGCACGCTCGGATACCGACCAGCAACTCGACGCTGCGATGCCTCACGTCCAACACGAACGATTGGCGAGCGAGGCGCATCTCTATCGCGTGGACGTCGAGAACCATGCCTACCGGTTCACTTACCCACCACCAGGGAAAACGACCGGTGAAATCCACGACCGGAAGGTACAGGAGACGGGCGAACCAGTCATCACCATCGGCTACGGACCGGACTTCGCAGTCCTCCGCAGTGATGGCGTCCGACTCGACATTCCGGAGATGGTCTCGGAGCTGAACGAGGAAATCGTCGGCGGCGGCGTCAGCGGTGGCGGCCACCTCGTCGTCGGAAGCATCAAGTTCGTCAAGGGGATGCGCGAGCAGGTGCTCGACGCCCTCGTCGAAAAGATGGCGGACGCGGAACTGGACGAAGCCCTCCAGAGCACGTCGGTTGGACATCAGAACTCGGACGACTGA